DNA sequence from the Maribacter dokdonensis DSW-8 genome:
TAGAAAATACCACGTACTACGCAGAAAATTATGATCCACTTACCGGATGCTCTGCTGCAACAAGGGTTCCAGTTACCATAGATTTCAGTGATTGTGACCCCGAAAATTATGATTTTTTCATCCCGGACGGATTCTCACCGAATGCCGATGGCAAAAACGATACTTTCTTTATTCCTAATATAGAAACCATATTCCCCAATTTCACATTAGAAATATTGAACAGGTACGGCTCCACATTATTTAAAGGTGATATTTCCAATCCTGCCTGGGATGGTAGCAACAGATCGTCAACAGCACCTAACGGGGTATATTTCTACATTATTAACTATAACAAAGGTAATGCCGCACCTATTCAAGGGCGTCTATACTTAAACAGATAACCCATGCACAAAAAAATTACAAACACAACTTGGGGCATCTGCATAGTTATGCTTCTGTTTTTAATAAAACTGCAAGGTCAACAAGATCCGCAATATACCCAATACATGTACAACATGAACGTGGTAAACCCTGCATATACCACCAATGAACCAGGAATGCTGAATTTTGGTACGTTATACAGGACCCAATGGGAAAATGCGGTAGGCGCACCAAAAACCCTAACCTTCTTTGCCCATGCACCGCTATCTAAAAAAATTGAAATGGGCACCTCTATAATATCAGATGATATAGGAGACGGATCTTTAAAGGAAAACAATATCTATGTAGATTTTGCCTACATTTTGAAACTCGATGAAAAGAGCAATTTAAGCTTAGGATTAAAAGGAGGTATTACCACATTTGAAACCAATTTCAATGGTTTTAGGTTACCAGAAGTACAAGATGATCCAGCATTCAATGAAAACCTTAATAATACCTACCCTAATATTGGCATTGGAGCTTTTTATAATCGTGACAAGTTTTATGCCGGTCTGTCCATACCCAATTTACTAACATCTAAACATATTGAAAATAAAGATGGTATTACACGTTTGGGCGCAGAAGCGATTCATCTTTTTGGAATGGCCGGTTATGTGTTTGACGCAAATTCCAATTTAAAATTTAAACCATCTATTTTAACAAAAATGGTATCCGGCGCACCTGTAACAGCAGATTTTTCGTTCAACGCGCTGTTCAATCACCGTTTAGAAGGAGGAATTTCTTATAGAACAGATGACTCAGTAAGTGTCATGTTCAATATTTCCATAATACCCTCACTACGTATAGGTTATGCTTATGACTATACCTTATCAAATTTAGGGGCATTCAATAATGGCTCACATGAAATATTTGTATTGTTCAACTTAGACCTTTGGGGACTTAAAAAGGGCTATGATAAATCTCCTAGATTCTACTAATATGAAAAAAATACAATTATACTTCATCATTTGTATCGGCATTTTTCAAACAGCTTGGTCTCAACAAGACTTAAAACGTGCCAATGATCTGTTTACCAAAGCCCACTACGCAGATGCCATTTCCTTGTACGAAGCTGCCCTGCCCAATAATAAAAATAGTGAGGTTATTAAAAATTTGGCAGATAGCTACTACCATACCTTTGACCTTAAGGCTGCTGCACGTTGGTACCGTTACTTAATTTCAAATTATGGTGAAAAGGTTAACGAGCAGTATTATTTTAAGCTAAGCCAGTCATTAAAAGCTATTGGCGAATATGAAGAAGCAAATAATGTTCTGACCGATTTTTACACCAAGGAAAGCAAGCTAGAACATCTAGAGAAGTTAAAACAAGATATTGCATATCTAGAAAATGTAAGTGCCATTGGTGATCGCTTTACCATTGAAAACAGTAATTTAAATACTACGACATCAGAATTTGGGGCAATGCAAATTGGCAATGCTATTTGGTATACCGCAACACAGAAAAAAAACAATCAAAAAACCTATAGGTGGAATAATCAAAATTATTTGGATATCTACACCCATGCCATTGACAAGGAACATTTAGGGGATAGCATTAGTATAAGTTTATCCAATACGATAAATACCAAATTACATGAAGGATCTTTTACTGTCAATCCTGATGGAAAAACCATGTACTTTACCCGCAACAATTATAAGAATGGAAAACGAAAGACAAATGATGAAAAGGTTTCAAATTTAAAGATTTACAGTGCTCAATTATTGGACGGGGAATGGAAAAATATTACTGAATTACCTTTTAACAGTGATGACTTTTCAAATGAACACCCTGCTATTAATAAAGAAGGTTCCAAGTTATTTTTCTCTTCGGACAGACCTGGCGGTTATGGTTCTTTTGATATTTACGTTGTGAATCTGCAGGATGATAATTCATTTAGCACACCAGTTAATTTAGGCAGTATTATTAATACGGATAAGAAAGAACAGTTTCCCTTTATTGCCAGTGATGGCACCCTCTACTTTTCATCTAACGGGCACCCGGGTTTTGGGCTTTTAGATGTATTTATATCTATAAACGAAAAGGGTATTTTTCAAAAACCTGACAACTTAGGCTTACCCGTAAATAGTGGTTATGATGATTTTGCATATATTCTAAATGGTGATGGCAATTCTGGCTATTTTGCGAGCAATAGACCTACAGGTAAAGGAAGCGATGACATCTATAGTTTTAAAGAAACCAAAGAATTAAAGATAGAGGACTGCCAGCAATTTATTACGGGCATTATAACCGACCGCACTACCCTACAGCCTTTAATAGATGTTACCGTTGATTTATTGGATAGCGAAAATCAGATCATTGAATCCCGCATTACAGCAGAGGACGGTGCGTTCAAATTCAATATTGACTGTGAGGCTATGTATACCGTAAAAGCTTCAAAAGCTGAATATGAAGGTAATTCAAAAAATATTGGTAGTTCAAAGAAAAGAAATGCCGAACATGATGCATCAATGGATCTTTACTCCGTTCATGAAAAGCAAAAGGCAGCCGCTTTGGCTCTGCAAAAGAAACAAGAAGCTGAAAAATTACGTGCGGAACAATTGGCAATCAAAAAATTAGAAGATGAGAAAAAAGCCCAATTAATGGCAGAAAAACAAGCCAAGGAAAAAGCTGAACGCTTGGAGCAAGAGAGAATCATTGAAAAAGCAAAAACAGAAAAAGCCTTGGTGAAGAAAATTGAAGATGCCATAAAGACCGAAGAAGCTTTGGTCAAAGAAACCGACCGAACAATTATAAAAACAGAAGAAATTCATTTTGATTATAGTCTTTGGTATTTAAGAAGAGAATCTCGAGAACGCTTACAGACGGTGATTGAAGTAATGAAAGAAAACCCAGGCATTATAATTGAAATTGGCACGCATACAGATATTAGGGGAAATAGCATATACAATAAAGACCTATCTCAAAAACGCGCAGATTCTGCAAGGGATTATTTAGTTAAAAATGGTATTGCATCTGCCAGGATAGTATCTAAAGGTTACGGCGAATCAAAACCCATTGTGGTTTGCGCCACTGAAAGCGCGTGCTCAGAAGAAGATCATGAATGGAACCGAAGATGCGAATTTGTGGTTATAGGATGGGACTATACCCAATAGTCATAATTAAAATCTGATCCAATTTTTCAATTCCAACATTTACAATTGAAATTGATTCATGTATCTTTAAGTGCTAAAACTTAAATTATGAATCTAAACCTTGCAGATATCAAACCTGTAGAAATAATGCCAGGATTTCATGGTAAATTAATTCATACAGACCAAATAAGCATGGCATTTTGGGAGGTTAAAAAAGGAGCCGAAGTAACCAGTCATTCTCATATGAACGAGCAAATTATGCATGTTATGGAAGGTGAATTTCAGTTTACATTAGAGGGAGATACAAAAGTCTGCCAACCAGGCGATATCGTAATAATACCCCCAAATAAACTCCACAGTGGCAAGGCATTGACAGACTGTAAATTAATGGATATTTTTTGCCCCACAAGAGAAGAATATCGTTGATAATCCACTCATTTTTGAATTCCAATGAACATATCCTTAAAACATAAAAAAGCTTTAGTTGGTGGTAGCAGTGCTGGTATAGGCAAAGCTATTGCACAACAATTGGCAGCTAGCGGCGCGAGTGTTACCTTAATGTCTCACAGCGAAGAAAAATTACACCACATAGTTACACAACTACCTGCAGACCAAGGACAACAGCACCAATATCTTGCGGTAGACTTCAATAATTTTAAAGATTACAAGAAAGTAATCGGTACATATTTTGAGAACAATACGGTTGATATATTGGTAAACAATACCCAAGGACCTGCCTCCGGAAGTGCTACCGAAAAAAACATTGACGATTACCAAAATGCCTTTGACCTATTGTTCAAAACCGTCGTTTATACAACGGAATTGGCTTTGAAATCAATGAGGAG
Encoded proteins:
- a CDS encoding PorP/SprF family type IX secretion system membrane protein, giving the protein MHKKITNTTWGICIVMLLFLIKLQGQQDPQYTQYMYNMNVVNPAYTTNEPGMLNFGTLYRTQWENAVGAPKTLTFFAHAPLSKKIEMGTSIISDDIGDGSLKENNIYVDFAYILKLDEKSNLSLGLKGGITTFETNFNGFRLPEVQDDPAFNENLNNTYPNIGIGAFYNRDKFYAGLSIPNLLTSKHIENKDGITRLGAEAIHLFGMAGYVFDANSNLKFKPSILTKMVSGAPVTADFSFNALFNHRLEGGISYRTDDSVSVMFNISIIPSLRIGYAYDYTLSNLGAFNNGSHEIFVLFNLDLWGLKKGYDKSPRFY
- a CDS encoding OmpA family protein; amino-acid sequence: MKKIQLYFIICIGIFQTAWSQQDLKRANDLFTKAHYADAISLYEAALPNNKNSEVIKNLADSYYHTFDLKAAARWYRYLISNYGEKVNEQYYFKLSQSLKAIGEYEEANNVLTDFYTKESKLEHLEKLKQDIAYLENVSAIGDRFTIENSNLNTTTSEFGAMQIGNAIWYTATQKKNNQKTYRWNNQNYLDIYTHAIDKEHLGDSISISLSNTINTKLHEGSFTVNPDGKTMYFTRNNYKNGKRKTNDEKVSNLKIYSAQLLDGEWKNITELPFNSDDFSNEHPAINKEGSKLFFSSDRPGGYGSFDIYVVNLQDDNSFSTPVNLGSIINTDKKEQFPFIASDGTLYFSSNGHPGFGLLDVFISINEKGIFQKPDNLGLPVNSGYDDFAYILNGDGNSGYFASNRPTGKGSDDIYSFKETKELKIEDCQQFITGIITDRTTLQPLIDVTVDLLDSENQIIESRITAEDGAFKFNIDCEAMYTVKASKAEYEGNSKNIGSSKKRNAEHDASMDLYSVHEKQKAAALALQKKQEAEKLRAEQLAIKKLEDEKKAQLMAEKQAKEKAERLEQERIIEKAKTEKALVKKIEDAIKTEEALVKETDRTIIKTEEIHFDYSLWYLRRESRERLQTVIEVMKENPGIIIEIGTHTDIRGNSIYNKDLSQKRADSARDYLVKNGIASARIVSKGYGESKPIVVCATESACSEEDHEWNRRCEFVVIGWDYTQ
- a CDS encoding cupin domain-containing protein is translated as MNLNLADIKPVEIMPGFHGKLIHTDQISMAFWEVKKGAEVTSHSHMNEQIMHVMEGEFQFTLEGDTKVCQPGDIVIIPPNKLHSGKALTDCKLMDIFCPTREEYR
- a CDS encoding SDR family oxidoreductase → MNISLKHKKALVGGSSAGIGKAIAQQLAASGASVTLMSHSEEKLHHIVTQLPADQGQQHQYLAVDFNNFKDYKKVIGTYFENNTVDILVNNTQGPASGSATEKNIDDYQNAFDLLFKTVVYTTELALKSMRSNNWGRVINVASVSVKEPLAYLALSNSIRAAVVTWAKTLATDVGKHHITVNSVLTGYFNTKRIAQLNAKKAEQLGIDQIEVLKEMESRVAVKRIGEPEEYGYLVAFLASNEAAYITGTNIPIDGGLLKSL